The region GAGAAACAAAATGATTATGCAAAATGTGAGAAAGAATGGTGTGACATTGTATACTTAATTATAAAGAAATCAATAAAATAAGTACTCTTATCAACAATAGAATGCAAAGGCTATGACACCAAGAAAAGCAACAATGAAAAGAGTTCCAAACATAATATGCTAATAAACTATACCAATCATCAAGCTTCATCTCTCTCCTAATCCAAAACCTCACtctttttcccttttcttttaACTATCACTATTATCTTCTCCATTGAGCTTCTCATGAATCATATAACCCTACAACCTTATTACTTTCCTTAGCATATAAAATCACACTCCTCATCCAAAACCACTCATTTCACTTTCTTCCTCACTTCAATTCAATGGGTCATTTTTTGTTCAACTTCATCCTCTTCATCTTTCTATTATCATGGACTTCTCCATTAGCACATTCTAGAAACACACCACACAATGCCAAAACAACATTGCTTAATGTTGTTTCTTCCATTCAAAAAACATATCAAGTTCTCAACTTTAACCCAAACCTTAAACAACAACAAAAGGGTTCTTCTGTTTTTTCTTCTTCTTCGTCGTCACATTTTTCTATGCAACTTCATTCAAGAGCTTCCATTCATCAACCTTCACATGCTGACTACAAATCTCTAACATTATCCAGACTCGACCTCGACTCAGTCCGAGTCAACTCCATACTCACTCAGCTAGATCCAAATTTCAACCCAGAGAAGCTTTCCGGACCCATTATCTCCGGAACGAGTCAAGGAAGCGGCGAGTATTTCTCCAGAATCGGAATCGGTGAGCCACCGAGTCAAGCTTACGTGGTACTCGACACAGGCAGTGACATAAGCTGGGTCCAATGCGCACCTTGCGCCGACTGCTACCGGCAAGCCGATCCTATTTTTGAGCCGGCTTCATCGGCTTCTTACACGCCGATCACTTGTAAAGCCAATCAATGCAAATGGCTCGACCAATCTCAGTGTCACAACGGTAACTGCCTCTATGAAGTTTCCTACGGCGACGGCTCATACACCGTCGGTGACTTCGTTACAGAGACGGTTACAATCGGAGCTACTTCCGTTCGGAATATAGCCATCGGCTGCGGTCATAATAACGAAGGCTTATTCGTCGGTGCAGCCGGTTTACTCGGCTTAGGTGGCGGCCCGCTTTCTTTTCCGGCTCAGCTCAATTCGACGTCGTTTTCATACTGTCTCGTCGATCGTGACTCCGACTTAGTCTCAACGCTAGAATTCGACTCTCCGTTTTCTCGTGACGCCGTCACCGCATCGTTAAAGCGTAATCCCGAGATGAACACGTTTTACTTTGTTGGACTCGTCGGAATAAGCGTCGGCGGGGTGTTACTTCCGATTCCGGAAACTAGTTTCATGGTGGATTCTACGGAGAGTGGAGGTGTCATTGTGGATTCCGGCACGGCGGTGACACGGTTGCAGAGCGATGTGTATAGTGTCGTACGTGACGCGTTTGTGAGGGGGACGAGGGATTTACCGGCAGCGAACGACATGTCGTTGTTTGATACTTGCTACGATTTGTCGTCGAGGTCAAGCGTGGAGGTTCCGACGGTGGCGTTTCATTTTGGGGAAGGGAAAGTGTTGGTGCTACCGGCGAAGAATTACCTGGTACCGGTTGATTCGGTGGGGACGTTTTGTTTTGCGTTTGCTCCAACGACGTCGTCTTTGTCGATTATTGGGAATATTCAGCAGCAAGGGACACGTGTGAGTTTTGACCTGGTGAACTCGGTAATTGGATTTTCACCCAACAGTTGTTAATTGGTTTTGATTGGTTACAAATGTAACCGTTACATAGGATACGATGTGTTTACTGTTAtgcattttcattttcattttcattttcattttcattttcacGTGTTACTGTAATGAGTAGGGGTCCATTTGGACAAGGTTGCAACAATGTTTGCAGGACCAGCTAAAATGTCTCTCTCCTTTGTTATATTTTAAAATGTGTTAATGTTATTTATTAAGGATATTCATGaaataattaatgaattcttcCAAATATTTAGTTATCAGCCAATCATAAAATATTTTTAGATTTTGGTGAATGATATATATGAATGGAAGTCCCTCCCATGAAACTATATTATATCCACAAAGGAAAGAACTGAGTGACCAATCCCAAGGGAGGACAAAATAAAGTCTTGAATCAAACTAAACAATGTTTTGGCATAAACAATTTAATTGACTTACACCAAACTTAATTAGTTTATAAACAATTTTATTAACTCTTTCTTTTTGTCATTAAATGTTAGTTTATTATTGATGAAATTAATCATATTACACTCTCCATCTATATTTTAAATCTAATGTATAAATAAGTCAACAAATACAAATAGATTCAATTATTTGTTTAAAAGTGTATTTACGAAAGACCGATGGTTTACTATTAATTCATATTTGATGCTCCACGTGCGGCTATCTATAGTGAAATATAGTGGATCTAATTATTTCCTTTACATAATCCTCTTTCGTTCCTTTTTAAATGTTATTTTTTATACATATCTCAAGAAAattaatcattattgttacttttaaacaataattattattttatctATAATATCcttaaatatattatatttattttactttttctctctcgGTAATAATTGTACAGGGGCAATTTTGACAAAACTACATTTAATACTACCTTGAAttttgcaagtgacaattaaaaagaaaaaaaaattatcaagaaagtgacacttaaaaagaaacggaTGAAGTATATCCCACAACATAACATATTTGATGTACTCCATTCATTCtcttttataaataaattttgcatatatatatatatatatatatatatatatatatattatatatatatatatatatatatatatataatatatatatatatatataatttaaacAATTAACCTAAAAGTTAAAATTTGCTTATAAAAGAGAATAGAGGAATTATGTTTTAACCATAACTTACTCCATTACTTGGACTGGTTGAGTGGCGTAGGCGATGAAGTGTTAACCTTCCAGGTCCCCCTTCGTCCTGTCGTGTTGTAGAACATTCTCCACTGTACAAGTTGGTTTCACAATTTCATATCCATTATTGTTGATTCTTTAAACATAATAGTTGTGCCATTTGTGGTAATCGACTTTTGATTCCTACAAATTCCACAATCAAATCCCTCTTATTCCAAAGTAGTGAGTTGCTACAACGAGCTTATTTGAAGATGATTGCGCCTAGGGTTGAACAACAACCCATGGCCCAACCCACCCCGAGATAATCTGGAAAAAAAAGTGTTTGGACGGTTTCAAATGGGCCGCCGATTTAACGGGTCCAACAAGCAGATTGAATTGGGTTAACATGAGAGTGTACCACCCACATATAATATACATCTAGAATAGTATCATacactactacaaaatatacCTTTGGTAAAACCATATTACTACGGTCGCCTAAATCACCGTAGTAATAATTGATATTCGCTCAccttatttttttaaatattttattaaaatacaTTTTGTCACAACTTCAACACAACCGTTGTGATATGTTAAAagttgtcataccctaaaatttacctTACCCCTCTTTATCTGGCCCATAGCCCCAATTCATGTGCATACATTCATGCTTAGTCGTTTCATTTTCATTGGAGTTGTTCAAGACAAGAGGACATACATCATGGATTCAAGGTGTAGTTGTGTGTATCTGATGAAAGTTAGGGTTTTCTAAACATCTTGAGGTATGCTCAACCAAAGctaaaccctaattttttttGCATCCTTGATCCTTGTATGTGCATTTAAGATTGAGGATTAATCTGTATCAcctttgtcataccccaaaatttaccctatCCTTCACAATGTTCACCTAGGCCCTTAACCCTAATTCATGTGCATATCTTCATACTCAATCATTTCACTTGTATAAGCTTTGTTCAAGACAAAAGGACGGGTATCTTGGATTCAAAGCATTGTTGTATGTACCTAGTGGAAGCTAAGGTCCCAACAACTTGAGGTTGctcaaccaaccaaaaccctaattggTTGTCCTTCTAAtatttgtgtgtgtgttttgttttgaggATTCATTTGTGGCTTCTTGGTGAAGCAAAACCTAATTCTTGGTCTTAAGGTTTGTGGACCTTGTAGTATGCTTTGTGGATAGTTCAAAACCCTAGATTGGCTCATGGCATTGATGATTTGTTACTCACTTGGTTTGAGGCTTTAGTTTTTTGTTTGACTTAGAGTTTTGACCTAGTTAAACCCTAGTCCATGGTGCCTTGTGATTGGTCTAAATGCATGGTTACATTCATATTTCATTGCATATTGTCATTTGTCTCATCTGATCTAAGTCACTTCATCCATAGATTCTCTTGGTCATCATCTGGCCCAAGTTTCATTCATTGGTTCCATAGTTTGTCAAGATGGACTTGAGGTCCATTGGTCCAAGtttcattatttcattttgttcaAGTCATGTCATGATCATTAGGGTTCATTATCATTCATTCATCTAAGTCATTTGTGTTTCCAATTGGTGGCATTGAACTGGGAAGTTGGCAAATTTGAATTCTATTGGTTCATGGTGTCATTTGAGCATTCATTCTTAACCAGAAAAGTACATTTCATTCATGGTATAACCCACACATTGCATTGAAGAAAATTACAAGATTACATCATCTTTTTGCATAAGTTGACTTTTTTATCAACCAGCTGACCAAAGTCAACTTATCATCCCATCATCCCTCAATCCTTAATATTCTTGTTCTTTGCTATCCATCACCTATCCAAAATCCTCAAGGAAATGACCATTTTAAACCAAATCATTTTTCAACCATGTTCATTACAATGTCCATTTTAAAATCTTGTTCATTCTTAATC is a window of Lathyrus oleraceus cultivar Zhongwan6 chromosome 6, CAAS_Psat_ZW6_1.0, whole genome shotgun sequence DNA encoding:
- the LOC127093310 gene encoding protein ASPARTIC PROTEASE IN GUARD CELL 1, whose translation is MGHFLFNFILFIFLLSWTSPLAHSRNTPHNAKTTLLNVVSSIQKTYQVLNFNPNLKQQQKGSSVFSSSSSSHFSMQLHSRASIHQPSHADYKSLTLSRLDLDSVRVNSILTQLDPNFNPEKLSGPIISGTSQGSGEYFSRIGIGEPPSQAYVVLDTGSDISWVQCAPCADCYRQADPIFEPASSASYTPITCKANQCKWLDQSQCHNGNCLYEVSYGDGSYTVGDFVTETVTIGATSVRNIAIGCGHNNEGLFVGAAGLLGLGGGPLSFPAQLNSTSFSYCLVDRDSDLVSTLEFDSPFSRDAVTASLKRNPEMNTFYFVGLVGISVGGVLLPIPETSFMVDSTESGGVIVDSGTAVTRLQSDVYSVVRDAFVRGTRDLPAANDMSLFDTCYDLSSRSSVEVPTVAFHFGEGKVLVLPAKNYLVPVDSVGTFCFAFAPTTSSLSIIGNIQQQGTRVSFDLVNSVIGFSPNSC